The DNA region atcagaTAAAGTTCTCGATTGTTCGTATAAATCGAGAGATGATTTTAAAcaacatttaaaacatttaaataatcaatttgataTGTGTACTCAAAATCAAAAGTCATCAGAAAAGTGTATTATcgaatgatgattttaaacaaataattgtacAAGCAAATACTCTAAAAATATCGTTCACCTATTAAtcattcatcaataatttattgattaactagattgttgaaattataatagaaacaataagataaattttttttttccaaagctAATTAAAGcttttaatttctatattagaattttatctgtttaaaaatttgttttgttgttgaaaattttattttgaatcttTTGTATACTCCAATCAAGTATAATTATCtaaatgaatttgtttttaataattgtataattatgttattcttttaaactaattcaattttttttttttactattaatttatcaattattataattttggagaaaaaaaaacgattttttaaaaattttatgaatttattattatttataatatgtttctaataaattctaaattttaatactttgataataaaaataattttttgttgataataatattataattattgttattctttatttagtttattattataaatacaaatttttttttaattatataaatattatttattgttatctaAAACCACTTGtgatgttttataaaaaaatatatatatatataaattgaaataaacttACTAACACTGACCTAAATTTTATCATCGATATTCTTCATATATGTTTCATTAATAGCATGTTGACAGTGCGCGGtgggttttttatattttgtaaaataaagttAGATTTTGGAGGATCATTCAAAAGCTATTAGCACTgttctatttatattaaaactgTTGAAAGAAATCGTAGTTTtcgataaacaattttatatatattataggAACAACAACAAGGTAACAATGAattatataaagataaaaatatttgtgggTTTTGTGCTGATCCACTTGATTGatcagttatttaatttttttcatttaaattataaatcaggATTGCACAATTGTCAATATGCTTATTTTTGTTGTCAATatgtttgtttaaaataaatttagaatttttataaagtttatattaatccaattttatttttatataataacatcTCGGGAAAAAATTCTGGCGATCGTTGACGATCGTGGAAGACAACGCTTTTGCCCATGTCTCGGGTGATCTTTGATGGTCTTTAAAGGTCTTCACAGATCTGATTTTCCTccttaattttataacaatactCAACATCAAGATATATTCGTATGCATCTTCTAGAAATACaccaaatattttgaaattgaaatacaaCGAGGCTGTAAATAAATCGTCTAAGAATCAACAATCTTTCTCGGGTAAAATTCTCACTTGTTCATGTAAGTGGAGAAACTATTTTGATcaacatttgaaatatttgatgagtaaatttgatatttgtatatttaaaccCAAAAGCCATatgaaaaatacattgaaCCAACAACTTATAATTCACAATTACGTAAAAATCCAAAAAGATCCGGAGAAAATCAGggtcattgaaaaaaaaaaattcctaaaaaatatataccaaaCTTTCTGATACATTTGTACTGATTTTTGGTTGATTCATTAATTAACGTAATACAATTATAgtaattaaatactttttgactataaaatagaaagtattcattatatatattatttaaataattattcataaccgctttatttaaatatttgataactCAGATGAGATATGATATGCGAGGTATGATACATGGAATGAACagaagttttaaatttattaatgtccaatgtaataaatattccaaatttatattaaaataaaaaaaaatcaattagctGCTTGCTCCGTATACtcttaacaaataaatttttttcccttaatttttcgaaatattttttttttaacattttctagtaatttttttttttcttaaatatcaCTCTTTTTTACTAAATTCCGGTATGATTGTTGGGTTTTCCTCtggatttttttgattaaaaaaaattgtttctgACGGAAAAAGTCCGGAAAAACTTCTTCTCTAGAAAggatttatgatatttttttgtggataTTCTGGATTCACAACACGACCATTAAAAAGATTAACACCATCACAgtaaataaatactaaaaaaggTCGgttaacattaattattttggtaGAAGACATTCTTGATTCAAGTTGTCCTTCTAAAAatgtaaacataaaataattagagttatttagttaattcatatataataaataacgtaataatattatttacccGATAAAGCAGCCGCCATGGTGCCTGTTTCCGTCACTTCAATTACAACTTTTTGTATAATACTACTAACATGTATTGATTCATtcgaaaaatttgtaaaatcagCAGCATAATTTTCGAATATATCATGAATCCCAAGTTTTCTCAGTGGAATTTCAAGATTAATTTCTGattcaattgtaaattttggAAGATAGAAGATAGTGTCTTTTGCTTCTACTGTCATCATTAGATTTTGCAAGTTAGTACTCAACAAACTCGCTTCAACAGCATGAAGATTTTGATGTTGATTGGGATATATTACAAACATGCTGATAGACTTGGtgctctaaatttttttttaaataattgaaagaaaaaaatatttcaaacatgCACGTTTTTGGATTTATTATGTTTACCTTATATGGAAGTTCTATAATTGTGAAACCAAGATAATCTACGattatatgtttaaaataatttctagaGTACATTGTGGGTATTTCTGTGGTTGTTCCATCTTCGAGATAAAATAATCGTTTTCTTGTTCCGTATGGTGCAAATTGATTGACCCATTTACCCTCAAAATAAAGCACACTTACAAGCATCATACTTGTTTCCCGATCAAGATTATCTATTGTATGTAGAAAATACGAAAAGTTTAAAGACAAAGattacgaaattttttttcaaatgaagcATGATAACAACCTGGTCTGACAATTCCTTTAATAGCTCCTTCCGTATTCTGTGTTATCCAATGATTGATGATATTGCATGTCATCAAACTGTCTCTAAAATCAACAGATTGTGCATTGGAATCGTAAATTGTTTTACCAAGATACTGAAATCTTTGATGGATTTTCAGCCAattgtttacaaaaattttatttgataaatgtaCTTCAGCACTTCCAGCAAGCTGTAAAGTTAAAACATTATCATAAACTCTAAATCGATTGATAACAATTcgtaatatatattctttaccTTAAGACTTTTGATCATTAGTTGAACTCCAGTATAATATTCATCTGATGGTCTGTGATTCAAAACCGATTCTAAATGTAATTTGGTAATTCTATTTGTACCAATAGTCAACAGTGAGAGTAATACCCAAACACTGAATGGTGATGAAATTAGATTACCATTCTCAGCTTCacttattttctattaaattgtcataattatgtaattttaaagatttttgtATTGCTTTCGTTCTATTATAAttgaatagaattttttttttttcattttctatatAAGTATAATTGCTAGTTTACCTTGTATAAATTGAGTGAAAATTCGTTAATATCACTTGATATCATGAAAGGCGTAACTACTTCATAGTTTCGTGGATTACTAGTTACATGTTTTATTACTAATTGTGAAATTACAATCAGGATAAAACTTACTCTAATTGTTcctaaaatgattaaatttgttttattgtctttaaaatattgataaatcaacttgaataaacaatatttttactcaatttttaaataaatcatatcgttaaataaaaacttacctCGAagcattatcaataattttcaatagttATAAttgcattaataaaaatttttgcaaatcatataatgtttgtcatataaaagtaaaagttTACAGGtatatattgaaatgaatttgTATTATCACCctaaaataaattgtgaaaaaGGCCGTCATggaattaaaatgaataaaaaacaaaaagataacAGAAGtttgctaaaaataattatacaccTGAGTATACGAGatgatttgatttttatcaaatttattgtttgttcAGCAAAAAAATCGAATATGAAGCTcctatttataattataaaatatacatttaataaaagacaaaataaacaaaataaagctaatataatattatgctATGAGTAAATACagaatagataataaaatgtttcatcagtaagaaaaaacaatatctCCATCTGagtaaatatgatttttttctgaTCATATGTTTTTTGTGAGAAATATATGTTACATCATAGTCATTGCTAAACTCAgttcaaacatttttattcacatTAAACTCAGGCTTAGGACTATGTACCGTGTAGGAATTGCCACGATAGTCCGTGAGTAGGTTGCAAAAAACCTGAACAGAACcgtatattacaaaaatacgTTCAATGGTAGTCCTCGAAACCAATAGGTGCAACGTGTTCTGGGTCTCGAGGACTACCATTGAAcgtatttttgtaatatacgGTTCTGTTCAGGTTTTTTGCAACCTACTCACCGTCTATGACTTACAACACAGCCAAGCCTTAGCTCAATAACGCTCGGCAGCCAATCACGTGCCATCTATGAGCCAAGCCTCGGTTGACTCTTGGCTGGTTCATTGCTTATCAAGACTCCGTATGCCAATGCTTGGCCAACCATTGGTTGAAGAAAAGCTAGCCAGCCGTTGATTAATCGTTCATCCGCCAAGTCTTGGTAAATTATATTGGGTGGCCGTGACTGGAAACAAATGATTAAGCCAAGGATTGACTCATTAAGGGCGGCCAGCTTATGATTAGTCTTCGCCaccaaataatttaccaagacTCGGCCGATGAATGGCTTGAAAAAAGCTGGCCAGCTCTTCTTCAAGCATTGGAATACAAGCCTTGGTAAGCA from Aphidius gifuensis isolate YNYX2018 linkage group LG5, ASM1490517v1, whole genome shotgun sequence includes:
- the LOC122857475 gene encoding antichymotrypsin-2-like, whose amino-acid sequence is MLRGTIRVSFILIVISQLVIKHVTSNPRNYEVVTPFMISSDINEFSLNLYKKISEAENGNLISSPFSVWVLLSLLTIGTNRITKLHLESVLNHRPSDEYYTGVQLMIKSLKLAGSAEVHLSNKIFVNNWLKIHQRFQYLGKTIYDSNAQSVDFRDSLMTCNIINHWITQNTEGAIKGIVRPDNLDRETSMMLVSVLYFEGKWVNQFAPYGTRKRLFYLEDGTTTEIPTMYSRNYFKHIIVDYLGFTIIELPYKSTKSISMFVIYPNQHQNLHAVEASLLSTNLQNLMMTVEAKDTIFYLPKFTIESEINLEIPLRKLGIHDIFENYAADFTNFSNESIHVSSIIQKVVIEVTETGTMAAALSEGQLESRMSSTKIINVNRPFLVFIYCDGVNLFNGRVVNPEYPQKNIINPF